One genomic region from Oryzias melastigma strain HK-1 linkage group LG19, ASM292280v2, whole genome shotgun sequence encodes:
- the si:ch73-103b11.2 gene encoding plectin isoform X2, with the protein MSLKDNACKKFQANIFNKSKCQNCFKPRESHLLNDEDLNQAKPMYGGWLLLAPEGTNFDNPLHRSRKWQRRFFILYEHGLLRYALDEMPSTLPQGTINMNQCSDVIDGESRTGQKNSLCILTPEKEYFIRAECKEIINGWQEALTVYPRTNKQNQKKKRKVDTHTQQDGVTSSQCISTADMNGHPEPGPAKVTVTSSSGGSIPCLPSSIAGAERVPTSRAILWQEESHWSRATIPCSRSASCLSQMSQRPPDSSVSSHDDGGTESTGRKVRVESGYFSLEKTKSEPSPHTVHPYQPPQHLPLSSSASSSSLGASSTRYSPESEAQTSPHQSSQDLPSPGALLSLSYSTISSSQSSLDSETSRATLTWEGSNGGEELLNNVSVRGGGGSRVGRAGRDYAVLSDVPRARRLSYKEAFRSEKKRQELRARTRSPGREEVARLFGEERRRSQVIGQFEDGQHVERMDTSGSNDPSAKTAQIQRQGRSERRYLDAKQEMSLDTGKDCLASEVSSSSFANLRRAKSLDRRITESSMTPDLLNFKKGWMTKLYEDGVWKKHWFVLTDQSLKYFKDSIAEEALEMDGEIDLSTCYDVKEFPVQRNYGFQILCKEGACTLSAMTSGIRRNWIQAIMKNVRPTIAPDVTRSVPDEKIKGDVTLEPCPQSTPDPPPRPEVSMSDGPRQEQVRNAAAPVSEPRKSRVRERRREGRSKTFDWAEFKMEQTEKPPKERADTVDFSSSCSTASSFCSPSSSASSLASSPVSSSSMQTSSVSVHPPPITPEMEKENIRRTAPAPAVKGKADGQEQGKMELDHPNALCQSGEEKSSSDTSNVQEEIEQRWHQVETTPLREAKQVPITTTFKNSERLPAHELAALLDKELGQKQKELEQLQEQNNFLKEQLEDALGREQNAREGYVLQSASPPSSSSPRRVPWQHLHKLNEDLQSELESQKVKQDLAQQQMRTLKRSYTEAQDAVNRHEADIQALQAKLASAMAEILVGEQAVARMRNELKSEQERSKEQEEEYWRNEATLRAQLKDSEDRLREVEASLLERNQALRHLERQQALQRDHMREVQRLQERLQEVTARLVATEEAQLLKEERLKKEQHSMQESHERERQGLCRRLAEAERAHKDAEDRLLEAEQQVEALLRGRRASASQEFEEEMLKLKEDLAQKADMVESLRESVRRLEEERGRLTCRCQELLNQITEADREVNKLRNRLEAEEADYCNLEHSYDRVTQEFQKISQILREKEEEIQQTKEMYERLMERKEEDLKEALVKMSALGCSLEETEQKLQVKEELLCQMSESLLHNAEPCDAEKDLQAKLVVAEDRIAELELHLRDLQLDYADLRMEREKSHSSSNAELTSDESSKSGEMESQAKKPRIRFSSIQCQKYINFEEIDASSLPGEPKDDRPAAEENCDIALSQSSDPEKFISIIHALETKLLITEEKLRNLTKSLDVQECSQVEEISTTEPPVSEVASVKHFSKALVYVESSREKVSSILSGADSRLHLLSEIENDLFSASLHIRQGQKEEKHKSELESETAESTDADELQLFTKTLSFEATILNKMATLIQTSKSDLLKALVEIWEDVDYSKRTDKDSIALVYASALSRKLMLESTFWKELENAETHVKAKESGADLDVNASVVLNSCIKAELAYSIQNLKLCYEEKFQMLKRELSEVHRNLHEREEALKAIIEASKRPDLPNVIKEVKRTFGFGKHQLADIHPPELAPYMEQIEMEVARDLAEEVVDRQLAGVLSSCAVESVQSFEKAYDSLVSELQRQAALLQRYAVEIENTGSHPGLSKMIHSVLGPQTPHGLTSSSFCIREALIQAQVAYLACRLQAAHEEELSLCKQTSQNMEALVQQHAHNITAIQEKYEERLQEERQHLTDAVVALETENEALKSEIGKRIDQLAQWQEQVVMREDQFLKEVEELKQRHKEEMNQLEQGRVTAELALMDTAAESQRKLEVLLVDMDGMEERHESHLRNLEEQFEQKMHEMQRVHREEMEKLHSQYEESAKKNQKTPEITLSPPCDEPATPMEEEEQGKAEVDSMLVLKDRIQELETQMDNMRDELENKHLEGDVASLREKYQRDFESLKATCERGFAAMEETHQKVVEDLQRQHQREISKLMEERERLLAEETAATIAAIEAMKNAHKEELEKTQRSQLSGLNSDIDELRLQYEEELQSVQRELEVLSEQYSQKCLENAHLAQALEAERQALTQCQRENQELNAHNQELNNRLSAEITRMRSCFSGETALSPLTQGKDVYELEVLLRIKESEIQYLKQEIHSLKDELQSALRDKKYATDKYKDIYTELSIVKAKADCDISKLKEKLLMATEALGERAVEGSVTSGYDIMKSKSNPDFMKKERSTTPKTIRGLRSKSLKEGLTVQERLKLFEAKDSRKI; encoded by the exons CCCAGCACTCTACCCCAGGGTACGATCAATATGAACCAGTGCTCCGATGTCATCGATGGCGAATCCAGGACGGGTCAGAAGAACTCGCTGTGCATCCTCACCCCTGAGAAAGAGTACTTCATACGGGCCGAGTGTAAAGAAATCATCAACGG GTGGCAGGAGGCTCTGACCGTTTATCCCCGGACCAACAAGcagaaccagaagaaaaaaCGTAAAGTCGACACCCACACCCAGCAG GATGGAGTTACTTCAAGCCAGTGTATTTCCACTGCGGACATGAATGGACACCCT GAGCCCGGGCCCGCCAAGGTAACGGTGaccagcagcagcggcggcagcATCCCATGCCTGCCCAGCAGCATTGCCGGAGCCGAGCGAGTCCCAACGAGCCGTGCCATCCTGTGGCAGGAGGAGAGCCACTGGAGCCGGGCCACCATCCCCTGCAGCCGCAGCGCCTCCTGCCTCAGCCAGATGAGCCAGAGACCACCGGACTCCAGTGTGTCCAGTCACGATG ATGGAGGAACTGAAAGCACTGGACGGAAAGTTCGAGTAGAGAGCGGTTACTTTTCCTTGGAAAAGACGAAATCAGAGCCTTCTCCTCATACCGTCCATCCATACCAGCCGCCTCAACACCTGCCCCTGTCCTCTTCAGCATCGTCCTCCTCTTTAGGAGCCTCCAGTACCAGGTACAGCCCTGAATCCGAAGCTCAAACTTCCCCTCACCAGTCCTCCCAAGACCTTCCCTCACCAGGTGCACTTCTCTCCCTGAGCTACTCCACCATCAGCTCCTCCCAGAGCTCGCTGGACTCTGAAACCAGTAGAGCCACGCTCACCTGGGAGGGGAGCAATGGCGGCGAGGAGCTCCTTAATAATGTCAGTgttagaggaggaggaggaagcaggGTCGGACGCGCTGGCAGGGATTATGCGGTGCTGTCGGATGTGCCACGCGCTCGCCGACTGAGCTATAAAGAGGCTTTCCGCTCCGAGAAAAAGCGTCAAGAGCTGAGAGCCCGAACAAGAAGCCCTGGGAGGGAGGAGGTGGCTCGATTGTTTGGGGAGGAGCGCAG GCGGTCTCAAGTCATCGGTCAGTTTGAGGATGGTCAGCATGTTGAGCGGATGGACACGAGCGGCTCGAATGACCCATCAGCTAAAACCGCACAAATCCAGAGACAAGGCCGCAGCGAGAGGCGCTATCTGGACGCCAAGCAG gAGATGTCACTGGATACAGGGAAGGACTGTTTAGCCTCGGAGGTTTCCAGCTCCAGTTTTGCCAACCTAAGAAGAGCGAAATCTTTGGATCGCAGAATCACAGAGTCATCAATGACT CCGgatttgctaaacttcaaaaaaggaTGGATGACGAAGCTTTATGAAGATGGAGTG TGGAAAAAACACTGGTTTGTCCTCACAGACCAGAGTTTGAAGTACTTTAAGGACTCAATAGCTGAAGAG GCCTTAGAAATGGATGGTGAAATTGACCTTTCTACGTGTTACGATGTCAAAGAGTTTCCAGTCCAGAGGAATTACGGCTTCCAAATCCTC tgCAAGGAGGGAGCGTGCACCCTGTCAGCCATGACCTCTGGCATCCGCCGCAACTGGATTCAGGCCATTATGAAGAATGTGCGACCCACTATTGCCCCTGACGTCACCCG atCTGTTCCTGATGAGAAGATCAAAGGTGATGTGACTTTGGAGCCGTGTCCTCAGAGCACGCCTGACCCGCCCCCCCGCCCCGAAGTGTCCATGTCCGACGGGCCCAGACAGGAACAAGTCCGCAACGCCGCCGCTCCCGTCTCGGAGCCACGCAAGAGCAGAGTACGCGAGCGCAGACGAGAGGGCCGCTCTAAAACCTTCGACTGGGCCGAGTTCAAGATGGAACAGACGGAGAAGCCGCCAAAAGAACGAGCCGACACAGTCGACTTCAGCTCCTCGTGCTCCACCGCCTCCTCCTTCTGCTCCCCGTCTTCCTCTGCGTCCTCGCTGGCGTCCTCTCCGGTCTCCTCCTCATCCATGCAAACCTCGTCCGTATCAGTTCATCCACCTCCAATAACACCGGAAATGGAGAAGGAAAACATTAGGAGAACTGCTCCAGCTCCAGCAGTGAAAGGGAAGGCTGATGGTCAGGAACAAGGGAAGATGGAGCTCGATCATCCGAACGCTCTTTGTCAAAGTGGTGAAGAGAAAAGCAGCAGCGACACGTCAAACGTGCAAGAAGAGATCGAGCAGCGATGGCATCAGGTGGAAACGACACCTTTAAGAGAAGCCAAGCAGGTTCCCATCACCACGACGTTCAAAAACTCTGAGCGACTTCCTGCTCATGAGCTCGCAGCGCTGCTGGACAAAGAG ttgGGGCAAAAGCAAAAGGAGCTGGAGCAGCTACAGGAGCAGAACAACTTCTTAAAAGAGCAGCTGGAGGACGCTTTAGGGAGAGAACAAAATGCCCGAGAGGGTTATGTACTGCAG AGTGCATcgcctccctcctcctcctcgcctcGTAGAGTGCCGTGGCAGCACTTGCACAAGCTCAACGAAGACTTGCAGAGTGAACTGGAGTCCCAAAAGGTCAAGCAAGACCTCGCTCAGCAGCAAATGCGCACCCTGAAGAGAAGCTACACCGAAGCTCAGGACGCCGTAAACCGCCACGAGGCCGACATTCAAGCTCTGCAGGCTAAGCTCGCCTCCGCCATGGCGGAAATCTTAGTCGGCGAGCAGGCTGTGGCCCGAATGCGAAACGAACTCAAGTCGGAGCAGGAGCGCTCCAAAGAACAAGAGGAGGAATACTGGCGCAATGAGGCCACCTTAAGAGCACAGCTGAAGGACAGTGAAGATCGACTCCGGGAAGTGGAAGCCAGCCTTTTGGAGAGAAACCAAGCGCTCAGACACCTGGAGCGGCAGCAGGCCCTGCAGCGAGACCACATGCGAGAGGTGCAGAGGTTACAGGAGAGGCTGCAAGAGGTCACTGCTCGGTTAGTCGCTACGGAAGAGGCCCAACTCCTGAAGGAGGAGCGCCTCAAGAAGGAGCAGCACAGCATGCAGGAGAGTCACGAGAGGGAACGGCAGGGTTTGTGTAGAAGGTTAGCCGAGGCTGAACGTGCGCACAAAGACGCGGAGGACAGGCTGTTGGAGGCGGAGCAACAGGTGGAGGCCTTGCTGAGAGGGAGGCGGGCCTCTGCGAGTCAGGAGTTTGAAGAGgaaatgttaaagttaaaagaaGATCTGGCCCAAAAGGCCGACATGGTCGAGTCACTGAGGGAAAGTGTGAGGCGGCTGGAAGAAGAAAGAGGACGCCTCACCTGCCGGTGTCAGGAGCTTCTCAACCAGATCACCGAAGCAGACCGGGAGGTCAACAAACTTCGAAACCGCCTGGAAGCTGAAGAAGCGGATTATTGCAACCTGGAACACTCGTACGACAGAGTCACTCAAGAGTTCCAGAAAATTAGCCAGATTCTtagagaaaaagaggaagagatCCAGCAAACGAAGGAGATGTATGAACGGCTGATGGAACGCAAAGAGGAAGATCTGAAAGAAGCTCTGGTGAAGATGAGCGCTCTCGGCTGCAGCTTAGAGGAAACAGAGCAGAAGTTACAAGTCAAAGAGGAACTTCTCTGTCAAATGAGTGAAAGTCTTTTACACAACGCTGAGCCCTGCGACGCCGAAAAAGATCTGCAGGCCAAGCTCGTGGTCGCAGAAGATCGCATTGCAGAGCTGGAACTTCACCTCCGAGATCTCCAGTTGGACTACGCTGACCTGCGCATGGAAAGGGAGAAATCCCACTCGTCCTCAAACGCAGAGCTCACCTCAGATGAGTCATCAAAATCTGGTGAAATGGAGTCTCAAGCCAAGAAACCGAGGATTCGCTTTTCAAGTATTCAGTGccaaaaatacatcaactttGAGGAAATCGATGCCAGCAGCCTCCCCGGAGAACCTAAAGATGACCGCCCAGCAGCTGAGGAAAACTGCGATATCGCTCTTTCACAGTCCAGTGACCCGGAGAAGTTCATCTCCATCATTCATGCCCTCGAAACGAAGCTCCTCATCACGGAGGAGAAGCTGAGAAATCTCACAAAGAGTCTCGATGTTCAAGAATGCTCCCAAGTAGAAGAGATATCTACAACTGAGCCTCCCGTTAGTGAGGTCGCGTCTGTAAAGCATTTCTCCAAGGCCCTGGTTTACGTTGAGAGCAGCCGAGAGAAAGTGAGCAGCATTCTGAGCGGCGCCGACTCACGTTTGCACTTATTGTCAGAAATAGAGAACGACTTGTTTAGTGCGTCGCTTCACATTCGACAAGgccaaaaagaggaaaaacacaagTCAGAGTTAGAGAGCGAGACCGCTGAGAGTACAGATGCAGACGAACTCCAGCTCtttaccaaaactttatcttttgagGCGACCATTCTCAACAAAATGGCCACGCTGATTCAAACCTCAAAATCTGACCTGCTGAAAGCTCTTGTTGAGATTTGGGAGGACGTCGATTATTCTAAAAGGACCGACAAGGATTCAATAGCTTTAGTTTACGCCAGCGCGTTGTCTAGGAAGCTGATGCTGGAGAGCACGTTCTGGAAGGAGCTGGAGAACGCCGAAACACACGTAAAAGCCAAAGAAAGCGGCGCCGATTTAGACGTCAACGCCTCAGTAGTGTTAAACTCCTGTATCAAAGCAGAACTAGCATATTCTATTCAGAACCTTAAACTTTGCTATGAAGAAAAATTCCAAATGCTCAAAAGAGAGTTAAGTGAAGTCCACCGTAACCTCCATGAAAGGGAAGAAGCTCTGAAAGCGATTATTGAAGCTTCTAAAAGGCCCGATCTGCCGAATGTTATAAAAGAAGTGAAAAGGACCTTTGGGTTTGGGAAGCACCAGTTAGCAGACATTCACCCCCCTGAGCTGGCCCCCTACATGGAGCAAATTGAAATGGAAGTAGCCCGAGATTTGGCCGAGGAAGTTGTGGACAGGCAGCTAGCCGGCGTGCTGTCTTCATGTGCTGTTGAGTCGGTTCAGTCGTTTGAAAAAGCATACGACAGCCTCGTAAGTGAACTCCAGCGACAGGCGGCGCTCCTTCAGAGATACGCGGTGGAAATCGAAAACACCGGAAGCCACCCCGGGTTGTCTAAAATGATCCACAGCGTTCTAGGCCCCCAAACGCCACACGGGTTGACGAGCAGCTCGTTTTGCATCCGGGAAGCTCTCATCCAGGCTCAAGTGGCTTACTTAGCATGTCGGCTACAAGCCGCACATGAAGAAGAGTTGAGTTTGTGTAAGCAGACCAGTCAGAACATGGAAGCGCTGGTGCAGCAGCATGCGCACAACATCACTGCAATTCAGGAAAAGTACGAGGAGCGCTTGCAAGAGGAGCGGCAGCACCTGACGGACGCCGTGGTCGCTCTGGAGACGGAGAACGAGGCTCTGAAAAGTGAAATCGGCAAACGGATCGACCAGCTCGCTCAGTGGCAGGAGCAGGTGGTTATGAGGGAGGACCAGTTCctgaaggaggtggaggagctgaAGCAGAGGCACAAGGAGGAGATGAACCAATTAGAACAAGGTCGCGTGACGGCGGAGCTGGCCCTCATGGACACGGCGGCCGAGAGTCAACGGAAGCTGGAGGTTCTGCTGGTAGACATGGACGGGATGGAGGAGCGCCACGAGAGCCACCTGAGAAACCTGGAGGAGCAGTTTGAACAAAAGATGCACGAAATGCAGCGAGTCCACAGGGAGGAGATGGAAAAGTTACATTCCCAGTATGAAGAAAGTGccaaaaagaaccaaaaaaccCCAGAGATCACGCTCTCGCCTCCGTGTGATGAGCCTGCAACAccgatggaggaggaggagcagggaaAAGCCGAGGTCGACTCCATGCTGGTTCTGAAGGACCGCATTCAGGAGCTGGAGACTCAGATGGATAACATGAGGGACGAGCTGGAGAACAAGCACCTGGAAGGAGACGTGGCCAGCCTGAGAGAGAAATACCAGAGAGACTTTGAAAGTCTGAAG GCTACCTGTGAGCGCGGGTTTGCCGCAATGGAAGAAACTCATCAGAAGGTCGTAGAAGACCTGCAGCGGCAGCATCAGAGGGAGATTTCTAAACTCATGGAGGAGCGAGAGCGACTGCTGGCTGAGGAAACTGCCGCCACCATTGCTG CCATTGAAGCCATGAAGAATGCTCacaaggaggagctggagaagacCCAACGCTCCCAACTGAGCGGACTGAACTCTGACATCGATGAGCTCCGCCTACAATACGA GGAGGAGCTTCAATCAGTCCAGAGAGAGCTGGAGGTGTTGTCGGAGCAGTACTCTCAGAAATGTCTGGAGAACGCTCACCTAGCTCAGGCGCTGGAGGCGGAGAGGCAGGCCCTCACGCAGTGTCAGAGGGAGAACCAGGAGCTAAACGCTCACaatcag GAGTTGAACAACAGACTGTCTGCAGAAATCACTCGGATGCGGTCTTGTTTCAGCGGAGAAACAGCGCTGTCTCCACTTACCCAGGGCAAAGACGTGTATGAGCTGGAG GTGCTTCTACGAATAAAAGAGTCAGAAATTCAGTATCTTAAACAGGAAATCCACTCATTGAAGGATGAACTGCAGTCTGCTTTAAGG GACAAGAAATATGCCACGGACAAATACAAGGACATCTACACAGAGCTGAGCATCGTGAAGGCAAAGGCCGACTGTGATATCAGCAAGTTGAAGGAGAAGCTGCTGATGGCGACAGAAGCTTTAGGAGAGAGGGCTGTGGAGGGAAGCGTCACTTCTGGATATG aCATCATGAAGTCGAAAAGTAATCcagattttatgaaaaaagaaCGATCAACAACACCCAAGACAATACGAGGACTAAGATCAAAG AGCCTGAAAGAAGGACTAACCGTGCAGGAGAGATTAAAGCTTTTTGAGGCTAAAGACTCCAGAAAGATTTGA